From a region of the Monodelphis domestica isolate mMonDom1 chromosome 8, mMonDom1.pri, whole genome shotgun sequence genome:
- the LOC103095811 gene encoding uncharacterized protein LOC103095811 has product MRRGEKEHEKEIMIQFPSKDLPGKMKRRLITAAWENQTEPLWEKIEHHLNSKPMSHLNQPIGRTCLKQPLIVTQFPNSQKTVLMPSLNPKENSKKLTCPGKSYTMSDLPLKRCPSNQSHMEPFSGPGHYQNILVDHNHQTAEAQQTQIPSVRGHRGKVKHKVPMKKDFKVLPEHNVPKGTTLNALVRSLNFASKSKIISACFSESLPKANGLKPLNHDWTKEREMRKSLSGPQIPTFSLCNNVTDARNAHPSYPTQWPTPTTDKPPHDIDELISALGLETPKFGPWQHAEKENFSDFQQWAKCSSTCLKYRCMYCMPMDTFAS; this is encoded by the exons atgagaagaggagaaaaagagcatGAAAAAG AAATCATGATCCAGTTCCCATCAAAAGACCTTccaggaaagatgaaaagaagacTGATTACAGCTGCTTGGGAAAACCAGACAGAACCATTGTGGGAAAAAATAGAGCATCATTTGAATTCTAAGCCAATGTCCCACCTCAACCAACCCATAGGCAGGACATGTCTCAAACAACCACTCATAGTAACACAGTTTCCAAACTCTCAAAAAACTGTACTAATGCCATCTCTTAATCCAAAGGAGAACTCAAAAAAATTGACCTGCCCTGGCAAGTCGTATACTATGTCAGACTTGCCCTTAAAACGTTGCCCTAGTAACCAGTCCCATATGGAGCCTTTCTCAGGACCTGGGCACTACCAGAACATTTTAGTTGACCACAATCACCAAACAGCTGAGGCCCAACAGACTCAGATCCCATCTGTACGTGGACACAGAGGTAAAGTTAAACATAAAGTCCCCATGAAGAAAGACTTCAAAGTCTTACCTGAGCACAATGTGCCAAAGGGGACAACTCTAAATGCTCTTGTAAGAAGTTTAAACTTTGCCTCCAAATCTAAAATTATCTCAGCATGTTTTTCTGAGTCTTTACCTAAAGCTAATGGTTTAAAACCATTAAACCATGACTGGactaaggaaagagaaatgagaaaatctcTTTCTGGGCCCCAAATTCCCactttttctctttgtaataATGTTACCGATGCAAGAAATGCCCATCCTTCCTACCCCACACAGTGGCCTACTCCCACTACAGATAAACCACCACATGATATAGACGAATTAATATCAGCCCTGGGATTAGAAACACCAAAATTTGGACCATGGCAACatgcagaaaaggagaatttTTCAGATTTCCAACAATGGGCCAAGTGCTCTTCTACATGCCTGAAGTACCGTTGCATGTACTGTATGCCAATGGATACGTTTGCATCATGA